A genomic region of Persephonella marina EX-H1 contains the following coding sequences:
- the glnA gene encoding type I glutamate--ammonia ligase has product MAMIQCQTPDDVLRVISEKGIVFIDLKFSDPFGQWQHLTIPAHEFSAESFENGIPFDGSSIRGWKGIQESDMLLIPDPKSAFIDPFIEEPTISLVCDVEDPITREAYNRDPRQIAKKAIEFLKSTGIGDIAFFGPEAEFFIFDDIKFSNGPNHSYYEIDSVEGWWNTGREEMPNLGYKTPYKRGYFPVPPLDKMSAIRRDMVKTLEEVGITVEREHHEVGTAGQGEINFRFADLVTTGDNVLKYKYVLRNVGFKHGKYVTFLPKPIAGDNGTGMHIHFSIWKGGENMFAGDQYAGLSEIALYAIGGIIKHGKAIAAFTNPTTNSYHRLVPGFEAPVRLAYSARNRSAAIRIPMGSASPKAKRIEVRFPDASSNPYLAFVALLMAAIDGIENKIHPGEPLDKDIYSLSPEELANVPETPASLQEAIDALKADMDFLLKGGVMDEDFIQMWIETKQEEVDAIRLVPHPKEFELYYDI; this is encoded by the coding sequence ATGGCTATGATTCAGTGTCAAACGCCAGATGATGTTTTAAGAGTTATTTCAGAAAAAGGAATTGTTTTTATTGACCTGAAGTTTTCAGATCCTTTTGGACAGTGGCAACACCTGACAATACCAGCACATGAGTTTTCGGCAGAGAGCTTTGAGAACGGTATTCCTTTTGACGGCTCATCAATAAGAGGCTGGAAGGGAATACAGGAATCAGACATGCTCCTGATTCCAGATCCAAAATCTGCATTCATAGATCCGTTTATAGAAGAACCTACTATATCACTTGTTTGTGATGTTGAAGACCCTATTACAAGAGAGGCTTACAACAGAGATCCAAGACAGATAGCTAAGAAGGCTATTGAGTTCTTAAAGTCAACAGGAATAGGTGATATCGCTTTCTTCGGTCCTGAGGCTGAGTTCTTCATATTTGACGACATCAAGTTCAGCAACGGTCCAAACCACTCTTACTATGAGATAGACTCAGTTGAGGGCTGGTGGAATACCGGAAGAGAAGAGATGCCAAACCTCGGGTACAAAACACCTTACAAGAGAGGATACTTCCCTGTTCCACCACTTGACAAGATGTCAGCTATAAGAAGGGATATGGTTAAAACTCTCGAAGAGGTTGGAATAACAGTTGAGAGGGAACACCACGAGGTTGGTACAGCAGGTCAGGGAGAGATCAACTTCAGATTTGCTGATCTTGTAACAACAGGTGACAATGTTCTCAAATACAAGTATGTTCTCAGAAATGTTGGATTCAAACACGGAAAATATGTAACATTCCTTCCAAAACCGATAGCCGGTGATAACGGAACAGGAATGCATATACATTTCTCTATCTGGAAAGGCGGAGAGAACATGTTTGCAGGAGACCAGTATGCTGGTCTTTCAGAGATAGCTCTTTACGCAATTGGTGGAATCATAAAACACGGAAAAGCTATAGCAGCATTCACAAACCCAACAACAAACTCATACCACAGACTTGTACCTGGATTTGAAGCGCCTGTAAGACTTGCATACTCTGCAAGAAACAGATCTGCTGCTATCAGAATACCTATGGGCTCAGCTTCACCAAAAGCTAAAAGAATAGAGGTAAGATTCCCTGATGCATCTTCAAACCCATACCTGGCATTTGTTGCACTTTTAATGGCTGCAATTGATGGTATTGAAAACAAGATACATCCAGGTGAGCCTTTAGATAAGGATATCTACTCACTCTCACCTGAGGAGCTTGCAAACGTTCCTGAAACACCAGCATCTCTCCAGGAAGCTATTGATGCGTTAAAAGCGGATATGGACTTCCTCCTGAAGGGTGGTGTTATGGATGAGGACTTCATACAGATGTGGATAGAGACAAAACAGGAAGAGGTTGACGCAATAAGACTCGTTCCACATCCAAAAGAGTTTGAACTTTACTACGATATCTAA
- a CDS encoding aldehyde dehydrogenase family protein, which produces MIALPMIIGGQKVYKEEKIDVIYPYTLEKVGEVPKGSPEDVEKAIEKAKTGLKRLKELSSYEKYKILMKVAQLLEERKEEFAKTVVYEVGKTIREARTEVERCINTIIFSAEEAKRIEGEYVYVDASPNGKGKKGFYFREPAGIVSAITPFNFPLNLTAHKIAPSIAAGCPFILKPSERTPLSPIMLCELFLEAGVPEEAVSVIPGYADVGQAMTTHPDVRVVSFTGSLKVGEIIAKQAGLKKIVMELGSNSAVVVDRDANLELAAKKSVLGGFALAGQVCISVQRVLVHEDVADRFQKLLKEEVSKLKFGDPMDENTDVGPVIAVDEVNRIQSWIKEAVEKGAKIETGGVSCAEEKTVFQPTVVVDVPEESKLFYEEAFAPVVTVKRFRSIDEALELVNRSNYGLQVGVFTNNIKNAWKFIQDAEVGGVIINDIPTFRADNMPYGGVKGSGIGREGPKFAIDDYTEIKMVIFDLNA; this is translated from the coding sequence ATGATAGCCCTCCCGATGATCATAGGTGGTCAGAAAGTTTACAAGGAAGAAAAAATAGATGTTATATATCCATACACACTTGAAAAGGTAGGGGAGGTTCCAAAAGGTTCTCCAGAGGATGTTGAGAAAGCTATAGAAAAAGCAAAGACAGGTTTAAAGAGACTTAAGGAGCTATCCTCATATGAAAAGTACAAAATCCTTATGAAAGTTGCACAGTTACTTGAGGAGAGAAAGGAAGAGTTTGCAAAAACTGTTGTTTATGAAGTTGGTAAAACGATAAGGGAAGCAAGAACAGAAGTTGAAAGATGTATAAACACGATAATATTTTCTGCTGAAGAGGCAAAGAGAATTGAAGGGGAGTATGTTTATGTGGATGCATCTCCGAATGGTAAGGGTAAAAAAGGCTTTTATTTCAGAGAGCCTGCCGGTATCGTTTCTGCAATAACACCTTTTAACTTCCCTTTGAATCTCACAGCCCACAAGATAGCTCCATCTATAGCTGCAGGATGTCCGTTCATACTTAAGCCGAGTGAGAGAACTCCCTTATCTCCCATAATGCTCTGTGAGCTATTCCTTGAGGCAGGTGTTCCTGAGGAGGCTGTTTCGGTAATACCGGGATACGCTGATGTTGGACAGGCTATGACAACACATCCTGATGTAAGGGTTGTTTCATTTACAGGAAGTCTTAAGGTTGGTGAGATAATAGCAAAACAGGCTGGACTGAAAAAGATAGTTATGGAGCTTGGATCTAATTCCGCTGTTGTTGTTGATAGGGACGCAAACCTTGAGCTTGCAGCTAAAAAATCAGTTTTAGGCGGTTTTGCCCTTGCAGGACAGGTATGTATATCTGTTCAGAGAGTTCTTGTTCATGAGGATGTTGCAGATAGGTTCCAGAAGTTGCTGAAGGAAGAGGTATCAAAGCTCAAGTTTGGTGATCCAATGGATGAGAATACGGATGTTGGACCTGTTATAGCTGTTGATGAGGTTAACAGAATACAGTCATGGATAAAGGAAGCTGTTGAAAAAGGTGCAAAGATTGAGACAGGCGGTGTTTCATGTGCAGAGGAAAAAACTGTTTTCCAGCCTACAGTTGTTGTTGATGTACCGGAAGAGTCAAAACTCTTCTATGAGGAGGCTTTTGCACCTGTTGTTACTGTAAAGAGATTCAGGAGTATTGATGAAGCCCTGGAGCTTGTAAACAGATCCAATTACGGTCTTCAGGTTGGTGTGTTTACAAATAACATAAAAAATGCATGGAAGTTTATACAGGATGCTGAGGTTGGTGGAGTTATAATAAATGATATACCTACATTCAGAGCAGATAACATGCCTTACGGTGGTGTGAAAGGAAGCGGTATTGGAAGGGAAGGTCCAAAATTTGCGATAGACGATTATACAGAGATAAAAATGGTGATTTTTGATCTGAATGCATAA
- the ruvA gene encoding Holliday junction branch migration protein RuvA, with product MIEFLKGKIKHKKDDIYIIDLGTVALRFRSPSDLKDQSVVFIEMFIKDDRVELYGFKTPEEREIFNRLLSINGVGVKHALSILRSFSPERFFEIVENRDITTLTTAQGVGKKTAQRIVLELQGKLDFIENELLKDLVDALTGLGFDKKRVLSVAKDVLKETDNLEKALKLALQKLAEKG from the coding sequence ATGATCGAGTTTTTAAAAGGAAAGATAAAACATAAAAAAGATGATATCTACATTATTGATCTTGGAACAGTAGCTTTAAGATTCAGATCACCCTCTGATCTTAAGGATCAATCTGTTGTGTTTATAGAGATGTTTATAAAGGACGACAGGGTTGAGCTTTACGGATTTAAAACACCTGAGGAAAGGGAGATCTTTAACAGACTTTTAAGTATTAATGGTGTTGGTGTTAAACATGCACTTTCCATATTAAGATCATTCAGTCCTGAGAGATTTTTTGAGATTGTTGAAAACCGTGATATAACAACATTAACAACAGCACAGGGTGTTGGTAAGAAAACAGCCCAGAGGATAGTACTTGAGCTTCAGGGGAAGCTCGATTTTATTGAGAATGAGCTTTTAAAGGATCTTGTTGATGCACTTACAGGTCTTGGTTTTGATAAAAAAAGGGTGTTATCTGTAGCAAAAGATGTTCTGAAAGAGACCGATAATTTAGAAAAGGCTTTAAAATTAGCCCTTCAAAAACTGGCTGAAAAAGGATAA
- a CDS encoding protein kinase — MRFEDLKKQLKDLQKIGEGWRGVVYKGVLNGKVVAVKVPKEPIHRNAIKKEGSILKVVNKEGIGGKLILEGDDFIAYEFIEGEPLKKVLNRENAKIIFSQLLEQARKLDLLGISKDEMHRPHTNVLVDKNLNVHLIDFERARKTENIQNVTQLVQYFLSEGSKYLPPFDKDELIEAAREYKKDRSEKNFERIRKILGL, encoded by the coding sequence ATGAGATTTGAGGATCTAAAAAAACAGCTGAAAGATCTCCAGAAGATAGGGGAAGGCTGGAGAGGTGTTGTATATAAAGGTGTTCTTAACGGTAAAGTGGTAGCCGTAAAAGTTCCAAAGGAGCCTATACACAGAAATGCTATTAAAAAAGAGGGGAGTATACTGAAAGTTGTAAACAAAGAGGGTATCGGTGGAAAACTTATACTTGAGGGGGATGATTTTATAGCATACGAGTTCATAGAAGGAGAGCCTTTAAAAAAGGTTCTGAACAGAGAAAATGCAAAGATCATATTCAGCCAGCTTCTTGAGCAGGCGAGGAAGCTTGACCTTCTTGGAATAAGCAAGGATGAGATGCACAGACCACACACAAATGTTCTTGTTGATAAAAATCTAAATGTACACCTTATAGATTTTGAAAGGGCGAGGAAAACAGAGAATATACAGAATGTTACACAGCTTGTTCAGTACTTTCTCTCTGAGGGATCAAAATATCTTCCACCGTTTGATAAGGATGAGCTTATAGAAGCTGCAAGGGAGTACAAAAAGGACAGATCAGAAAAGAACTTTGAGAGAATAAGGAAAATACTGGGTCTGTAA
- a CDS encoding cupredoxin domain-containing protein, whose product MRKIFLTLVSFSFIFLTGCTKTEDQPDVIVDIEVSKEGYRPDKIYLNRGDVVLFRVKAVDEGIGDDYSQEYYGHCFYILPPYDVMLENIKKGETKQIKLKMIYPGEFIFTCPYCSGVFPTKGTIYVR is encoded by the coding sequence ATGAGAAAAATATTTCTAACGCTGGTTAGTTTCTCATTTATATTTCTTACAGGCTGTACAAAAACAGAGGATCAGCCTGATGTTATTGTGGATATAGAAGTATCAAAAGAAGGATATAGGCCTGATAAGATATACCTGAACAGAGGTGATGTAGTTCTTTTCAGAGTGAAAGCTGTTGATGAAGGTATAGGTGATGATTACAGTCAGGAGTATTACGGCCACTGTTTTTATATTCTCCCACCTTATGATGTTATGCTTGAAAATATAAAAAAGGGAGAGACAAAGCAGATAAAGTTAAAGATGATCTATCCAGGAGAGTTTATATTTACATGTCCTTACTGCTCAGGAGTTTTCCCAACAAAAGGCACTATATACGTCAGGTAG
- a CDS encoding TIGR00730 family Rossman fold protein, with translation MEKYLINELKKEEAWRLFKIIGDFVDGFEVMPQFIPAVTFYGSARVKEGDKYYEAARELAKKLVSKGFSIITGGGPGIMEAGNRGAKEGGGKSVGLNINLPLEQEPNPYATVTINFRYFFARKVMFNKYATAYVLFPGGYGTLDELTETLVLIQTKKVKPFPVILYGSEYWNGLVEWIKDVVLDKGFIDSEDFNLFQISDDLDQIVDIIVSFYAQHYEYEI, from the coding sequence ATGGAAAAGTATCTGATCAATGAACTGAAAAAAGAGGAAGCCTGGAGACTGTTTAAGATAATAGGGGATTTTGTAGATGGATTTGAGGTTATGCCCCAGTTTATTCCCGCTGTTACATTTTACGGTTCGGCCAGGGTTAAGGAAGGAGATAAGTATTATGAGGCTGCAAGGGAGCTTGCAAAAAAACTTGTAAGTAAAGGCTTCTCCATTATAACAGGTGGTGGCCCCGGAATTATGGAAGCTGGAAACAGAGGTGCTAAGGAAGGTGGTGGTAAATCTGTAGGTCTTAATATAAACCTTCCACTTGAGCAGGAACCAAACCCTTACGCAACTGTAACTATAAACTTCAGATATTTCTTTGCAAGGAAAGTTATGTTCAACAAGTATGCCACAGCCTATGTTCTCTTTCCCGGTGGTTATGGAACACTTGATGAACTTACAGAGACGCTTGTCCTTATACAGACAAAAAAGGTCAAGCCTTTCCCCGTTATACTTTACGGTTCAGAATACTGGAACGGTCTTGTTGAATGGATAAAGGATGTTGTTCTTGATAAGGGCTTTATAGATTCTGAGGATTTCAATCTCTTCCAGATCTCGGATGATCTTGACCAGATCGTTGATATAATCGTAAGCTTCTATGCACAGCATTATGAATATGAGATTTGA
- the coaE gene encoding dephospho-CoA kinase (Dephospho-CoA kinase (CoaE) performs the final step in coenzyme A biosynthesis.) — MLKVGLTGSIGTGKSTVGKIFSELGAYVIDADKVVHTLLKREDIKEKIRKEFGDVFDSKGEIDRKKLGSIVFKDPEKKKKLESIIHPEVRKEIERSIKKIEDKDPESIVIVEVPLLIETGSYRDYDIVILVYAPEKLQLERLIKKGFSKDEALRRIRSQLPIDEKIKYADIVIYNTGDLKRLREEVESVYRKLKEKVKKE, encoded by the coding sequence ATGCTGAAGGTAGGTTTAACAGGTTCTATAGGAACGGGAAAATCAACTGTAGGAAAGATATTCTCTGAGCTTGGAGCTTATGTTATAGATGCTGATAAGGTAGTTCACACCCTTTTAAAAAGGGAAGATATAAAGGAAAAGATAAGGAAAGAGTTTGGTGATGTTTTTGATAGTAAGGGAGAGATAGACAGAAAGAAGCTTGGAAGTATAGTTTTTAAAGATCCAGAAAAGAAGAAAAAACTTGAGAGTATCATTCATCCTGAAGTCAGAAAGGAGATAGAGAGGAGTATAAAGAAGATAGAGGATAAGGATCCTGAAAGTATTGTGATTGTAGAGGTTCCCCTTCTTATAGAAACAGGTTCCTACAGGGATTACGATATTGTTATTCTTGTTTACGCCCCAGAAAAGCTCCAGCTGGAAAGACTTATTAAAAAAGGATTTTCTAAGGATGAAGCACTCAGGAGGATAAGATCTCAGCTCCCTATTGATGAAAAGATAAAATACGCAGATATTGTTATTTACAACACAGGGGATCTGAAAAGATTAAGAGAAGAGGTTGAGTCTGTGTACAGGAAACTTAAGGAGAAGGTAAAAAAAGAATGA
- a CDS encoding tetratricopeptide repeat protein, translating to MAKRRLSKTNIFILTLILVVVLGNFLILTIANDKQIYQLSKELETQAEKFYQKKEFEKSLDFYKKALKNYEDLTIYRFFVKDDIERVKKKLETDENFRKLSQGYVYFNGKWVSEKELRNLLREKSELINDIHIILKTAKFFGDISSLENDIKVYESGLELIEKSKFREDPDVKNLENQITEKLYDLYVKAGSRYYKLDNLDKTVRYYEKAIRIKDDPDLRKKLSQIYIELAERYINEKRFNEALDTVLKAKKLGFKTDELDRKIKDIVAKLHPEKIKGVEDPSVYFFLSKKSYESGDYERAAELCEKSVNLGKKDKESLLLCGKIYFSLKDYERSLEYIDRISQMDEETEILKGMNLFYLEKYEEALPLLERYSNKEDVKGYLFEIYRNLGDLYSKDDPDRALSLFEKAAALKEDPEVYRKMADIFFNRKDFKNAYRYYKKVLSLNPKMRKDILPNYIKSVKVLAERNFQNKNYRKSLSFYTEYLSVYPRDVKILEKVGDIYRLLGNKRTAISYYEKVMKINRKYFDRNLSGKLLDLRLEMGDIYFANGEYEKAIYHYKKALVFSDSEKLAEKLAKAYIKMGDRYLKRKIYDKALDYYIKGISLKPSLGVSIEKNLGEAYIGVGEILFKRKDYRKAVKYFKKAEKFLKDDFRIFYYRGLSYLKMKDYENAIKDLEKAVSKKGDLYEIKLKLARLYLGKKDTGNAERYIDDLISKGKFLDKVYMMKGDIYLLKGDTENAFVYYIKAEESGNHSGELYFKLSKIYFKKGNSLKTVSYATKAIKKGYRDKDVYYLRGISYYRLKDYKNAIKDFSSYIKLDPDNPEVYYLRGKLYYEHGDFSKGDYGRAVSDLKKAVALGHKEAEEYLKKIENK from the coding sequence ATGGCAAAAAGAAGACTTTCTAAAACAAATATCTTTATCTTGACGCTAATACTGGTAGTTGTTCTTGGGAATTTTCTTATTCTGACTATAGCAAATGATAAACAGATATACCAGTTATCAAAAGAGCTGGAAACACAGGCAGAAAAGTTTTACCAGAAAAAGGAGTTTGAAAAATCCCTTGATTTTTACAAAAAGGCTTTAAAGAACTATGAAGACCTTACCATTTACAGATTCTTTGTTAAGGATGATATAGAAAGGGTTAAGAAGAAACTTGAGACAGATGAAAATTTCAGGAAGCTGTCACAGGGATACGTTTATTTTAACGGTAAATGGGTAAGTGAGAAGGAGCTGAGAAATCTTCTCAGGGAAAAGTCAGAGTTGATAAATGATATTCATATAATTCTTAAAACAGCTAAATTTTTCGGTGATATCTCATCACTTGAGAATGATATAAAGGTTTATGAAAGCGGGCTTGAGCTGATAGAAAAAAGTAAGTTCAGAGAAGATCCTGATGTAAAAAATCTTGAGAACCAGATAACAGAGAAGCTGTATGACCTCTATGTAAAGGCTGGAAGCAGGTACTACAAACTTGATAATCTTGATAAAACTGTCAGATACTACGAGAAGGCTATCAGAATAAAGGATGATCCTGATCTGAGAAAAAAACTATCCCAGATATATATAGAGCTCGCTGAAAGATATATAAATGAGAAAAGGTTTAATGAAGCACTTGATACAGTTCTGAAGGCAAAAAAATTAGGATTTAAAACGGATGAGCTTGACAGGAAGATAAAAGATATTGTGGCAAAACTTCATCCTGAAAAGATAAAAGGTGTTGAAGATCCGTCGGTCTATTTCTTCCTGTCAAAAAAATCATACGAGAGTGGCGATTACGAAAGAGCCGCAGAACTGTGTGAAAAGAGTGTAAACCTCGGCAAGAAAGATAAGGAAAGTCTCCTTCTGTGTGGAAAGATATATTTCAGCTTAAAAGATTACGAGAGATCACTTGAGTATATAGATAGAATTTCCCAGATGGATGAGGAAACGGAGATATTAAAGGGCATGAATCTCTTTTATCTGGAAAAGTATGAAGAGGCTTTACCTCTTCTTGAGAGATACTCCAATAAAGAAGATGTGAAAGGTTACCTGTTTGAGATATACAGAAATCTGGGAGATCTATACTCAAAAGATGATCCTGATAGAGCTCTCTCTTTATTTGAAAAGGCCGCTGCTTTAAAGGAGGATCCAGAGGTTTACAGAAAGATGGCGGATATCTTTTTTAACAGAAAGGATTTCAAAAACGCCTACAGGTATTATAAAAAGGTTTTATCACTGAATCCGAAGATGAGAAAAGATATTCTGCCAAATTATATAAAATCTGTGAAGGTGCTGGCAGAGAGGAACTTCCAGAATAAAAACTACAGAAAGTCTCTTTCATTCTATACAGAGTATCTATCAGTATACCCGAGGGATGTAAAGATATTAGAAAAGGTTGGCGATATATACAGACTCCTTGGAAATAAGAGAACGGCTATAAGTTACTATGAGAAAGTGATGAAAATTAACAGAAAGTACTTTGACAGGAATCTGTCCGGAAAACTTTTAGACCTTAGACTTGAGATGGGTGATATATACTTTGCAAACGGTGAGTATGAGAAGGCTATATACCATTATAAGAAAGCCCTCGTTTTTTCTGACAGCGAAAAACTTGCTGAGAAACTGGCAAAAGCTTACATAAAGATGGGTGACAGATATCTTAAAAGGAAAATTTACGATAAAGCACTTGATTACTATATAAAAGGTATATCGCTTAAGCCATCCCTGGGTGTTAGCATAGAGAAGAATCTTGGTGAGGCTTATATAGGTGTGGGAGAGATACTGTTTAAGAGAAAGGATTATAGAAAAGCTGTTAAATACTTTAAAAAGGCTGAGAAATTCCTTAAAGATGATTTCAGAATATTTTACTACAGAGGTCTTTCATACCTTAAGATGAAAGATTATGAGAATGCTATAAAAGATTTAGAAAAAGCTGTATCAAAAAAGGGTGATCTTTATGAGATCAAACTTAAACTTGCCAGACTGTATCTCGGTAAAAAGGATACAGGTAATGCAGAAAGGTATATAGACGATCTCATCTCAAAGGGTAAGTTTCTTGACAAGGTTTATATGATGAAAGGTGATATATATCTATTAAAAGGTGATACGGAAAATGCATTTGTTTATTACATAAAAGCTGAGGAGAGTGGAAACCACTCTGGGGAGCTTTACTTTAAGCTTTCAAAGATATATTTCAAAAAAGGAAACAGCCTTAAAACTGTATCTTATGCAACGAAGGCTATAAAAAAAGGATACAGAGATAAGGATGTTTACTATCTTAGGGGAATAAGCTATTACAGGCTTAAAGACTACAAAAATGCTATAAAGGATTTTAGCTCTTATATAAAACTTGATCCTGATAATCCTGAGGTTTACTACCTTAGAGGTAAGCTTTACTACGAACATGGAGATTTTTCAAAAGGGGATTACGGAAGGGCTGTTTCAGACCTTAAAAAAGCTGTTGCACTTGGCCATAAAGAAGCGGAAGAGTATCTAAAGAAAATTGAAAATAAGTAA
- a CDS encoding P-II family nitrogen regulator: MKKIEAIIKPFKLDEVKDALTEIGVYGMTVSEAKGFGRQKGHTELYRGAEYVIDFLPKLKIEIVVDDSMVEKVVETIANTARTGRIGDGKIFIIPVEDAIRIRTGERGPEAI, from the coding sequence ATGAAGAAAATTGAAGCTATTATCAAACCTTTCAAACTTGATGAGGTTAAGGACGCTTTAACTGAGATCGGCGTTTACGGTATGACTGTATCTGAGGCAAAGGGTTTCGGAAGACAGAAAGGGCACACTGAGCTTTACAGAGGAGCAGAGTATGTTATTGATTTCCTTCCAAAGCTTAAAATAGAGATTGTTGTTGATGACTCAATGGTTGAGAAGGTTGTAGAAACAATAGCGAACACAGCAAGAACAGGAAGAATAGGTGACGGAAAGATCTTTATAATACCTGTTGAGGATGCTATTAGGATAAGAACAGGTGAAAGGGGACCGGAAGCAATTTAG
- a CDS encoding flagellar brake protein, with translation MDERSKAAIESFRQATEHDITSFLILVFIILLLLFLILLGFHFKKTIKNKLMKRLFLKNLKERNIPEKAGEIIWKYSRKLGRDPFLALEFKAPFEKVISLYVEENPNYDEEMLKELRKKLGFDICPPFVPLSSTKDIDIFQSGRISTDNKEVYNAALYDKDEKHMYWYLIDAHTDLPHLKGKVVKITLLRRGDAIYKISGVVEDTFVELDKTILKLPHTFDMERIQRREHARVDVEIPAVVEKIEILPNEVEKVKRIEGLIADISVGGARFCISADRRTEANLNINNEVKLIFTVEGRKLEINSVIVNIYERKTTTCYGIKFKKMNKYEENILADFIKKEQKKLMKLIQMQRG, from the coding sequence TTGGATGAGAGATCTAAAGCTGCCATAGAGTCGTTCCGTCAGGCAACGGAGCACGATATAACATCTTTTTTAATTCTCGTTTTCATAATTCTATTACTTCTATTTCTTATCCTGCTCGGTTTTCATTTTAAAAAGACCATAAAAAACAAACTTATGAAAAGACTGTTCTTAAAAAATCTGAAGGAGAGGAATATACCTGAAAAGGCAGGAGAGATCATCTGGAAGTATTCCAGGAAGCTCGGTAGAGATCCTTTCCTTGCACTTGAGTTTAAAGCACCATTTGAGAAGGTTATATCACTGTATGTAGAGGAAAATCCAAATTATGATGAGGAGATGCTAAAAGAGCTGAGAAAGAAGCTCGGTTTTGATATATGTCCGCCTTTTGTTCCCCTTTCATCAACAAAAGATATAGATATATTCCAGTCAGGAAGAATAAGTACAGATAATAAAGAGGTCTACAACGCTGCTCTTTATGACAAGGATGAGAAACATATGTACTGGTATCTTATAGATGCCCACACAGATCTCCCACATCTTAAAGGAAAGGTTGTGAAAATAACCCTTTTAAGAAGAGGAGATGCCATTTATAAAATATCAGGTGTGGTTGAAGACACGTTTGTTGAGCTTGATAAAACTATTCTCAAACTTCCCCACACATTTGATATGGAAAGAATTCAGAGAAGAGAGCATGCAAGGGTTGATGTTGAGATCCCCGCTGTTGTTGAAAAGATAGAGATACTCCCAAACGAGGTTGAAAAGGTTAAGAGAATAGAAGGTCTTATAGCTGATATAAGTGTAGGTGGAGCAAGGTTCTGTATCTCAGCAGATAGAAGAACTGAAGCAAATCTCAATATAAATAATGAGGTCAAGCTTATATTCACAGTAGAAGGGAGAAAGTTAGAGATAAACAGCGTTATCGTAAATATATATGAGAGAAAAACAACAACCTGTTACGGTATCAAATTCAAGAAGATGAACAAGTATGAGGAAAATATACTTGCAGATTTTATAAAAAAAGAACAGAAAAAACTTATGAAACTCATCCAGATGCAGAGGGGATAA